From Streptomyces sp. 6-11-2, one genomic window encodes:
- a CDS encoding SMI1/KNR4 family protein → MYSTEREQQRMVEQTARRMAEQIVGNAPEGWTRAVLSGHAGRGGTGITGGYIVPGPRTPMGLPRMHSRLAELAEAVRDDRGWDPVSWEVDCRPSGEYRLVVFTDSVGRVSGPGGGYEIVLDPDHRLPQPGTRQQAGTAAPAGDPELAAATFRAYLERRAAVLGHAEELPPPVTEAALDDAERRIGRPLPADLRALYLIADGDGIGYRHRYLIENYAWLPLASLVGEYTDSREWQDRPWFGWDLEWDAVVFDTAPAETVRRCGGHPGWIRFASGEDGNYLAVDVSPARDGRPGQVIATGRDYDDGPVYAADSLTSLLRQHLELLEQGAYETDDDHISLRRPGCDNGTRQIIGGIPEEVPPTLQAIHVNDATGTVDLGPLTAAPGLRRLHLNRSTTADLTPLRDLPVESVRVSLAGGDLTALAGHPHLASLDLNTAAPADLTPLSSAPNLHGLDLSGAGKADLTVLADLVNLRYLALGRRQWTTLLDHGKVPPALAAVRLAGDDVTFDDALALASRVGLDTGDALRVAGSL, encoded by the coding sequence GTGTATTCCACAGAACGGGAGCAGCAGCGCATGGTCGAGCAGACGGCCCGCCGCATGGCCGAACAGATCGTCGGGAACGCGCCGGAGGGATGGACCCGGGCCGTGCTCTCCGGCCACGCGGGCCGCGGCGGTACCGGGATCACGGGCGGCTACATCGTCCCCGGGCCGCGTACTCCCATGGGGCTGCCCCGGATGCACTCCCGGCTGGCGGAACTCGCGGAGGCGGTGCGCGACGACCGCGGCTGGGATCCCGTCAGCTGGGAGGTGGACTGCCGGCCCTCCGGCGAGTACCGGCTCGTCGTGTTCACGGACTCCGTCGGCCGCGTGTCCGGACCGGGAGGCGGTTACGAGATAGTCCTGGACCCCGACCACCGCCTGCCACAGCCGGGCACGCGCCAGCAGGCGGGCACGGCCGCCCCCGCGGGCGATCCGGAACTGGCAGCGGCGACGTTCCGCGCCTACCTCGAGCGGCGTGCCGCCGTCCTCGGACACGCCGAGGAACTGCCCCCGCCCGTCACCGAGGCCGCGCTCGACGACGCCGAACGCCGTATCGGCCGCCCGCTGCCCGCCGACCTGCGCGCGCTGTACCTGATCGCCGACGGGGACGGCATCGGGTACCGGCACCGCTACCTGATCGAGAACTACGCCTGGCTGCCGCTGGCGAGCCTGGTCGGCGAGTACACCGACTCACGCGAGTGGCAGGACCGTCCCTGGTTCGGCTGGGACCTGGAATGGGACGCCGTGGTGTTCGACACCGCCCCCGCAGAGACCGTCCGCCGCTGCGGAGGCCACCCCGGCTGGATCCGCTTCGCCAGCGGCGAGGACGGCAACTACCTCGCCGTGGACGTGTCGCCCGCCCGTGACGGCCGGCCCGGCCAGGTCATCGCCACAGGCCGTGACTACGACGACGGCCCCGTGTACGCCGCCGACTCCCTCACCTCGCTGCTCCGGCAGCACCTGGAACTGCTGGAGCAGGGCGCCTACGAGACGGACGACGACCACATCTCCCTGCGCCGGCCCGGCTGCGACAACGGCACCCGGCAGATCATCGGCGGTATCCCCGAAGAGGTTCCGCCCACCCTCCAGGCCATCCACGTCAACGACGCCACCGGCACCGTCGACCTCGGCCCGCTCACCGCCGCCCCCGGTCTGCGCCGCCTGCACCTCAACCGCTCCACCACCGCCGACCTGACGCCCCTGCGCGACCTGCCGGTCGAGTCCGTCCGCGTCAGCCTCGCCGGCGGCGACCTCACCGCGCTGGCGGGTCACCCCCACCTCGCGTCGCTCGACCTGAACACCGCCGCTCCGGCCGACCTCACGCCCCTGAGCAGCGCCCCCAACCTGCACGGCCTGGACCTCTCCGGCGCCGGGAAAGCCGACCTGACCGTCCTCGCCGACCTCGTGAACCTGCGCTACCTCGCGCTTGGCCGCCGGCAGTGGACCACGTTGCTCGACCACGGCAAGGTCCCACCCGCGCTGGCCGCCGTCCGCCTTGCCGGAGACGACGTCACCTTCGACGACGCCCTCGCCCTGGCCTCCCGTGTCGGCCTGGACACCGGCGACGCGCTCCGCGTCGCCGGCAGCCTCTGA
- a CDS encoding lactonase family protein: MAHGGRRRAFIGSFTAAGGPGVVTAAVSEDGGALTVLSGVDGVLDPSYLALSRDGGTLYAVSETAEGAVAAYRVKGETVELTGPPVSVGGSGPTHLSLLDGHVLTANYGSGSVSAVPVHADGRLAPAASDVLRHTGSGPHERRQRSPHAHQVQPDPSGRWAVSVDLGTDSVRVCTLTEGRLAVHREIALRPGSGPRHLAFHPDGAYAYVVNELTPTVTVCRWDAAEGSLKSLTENQVLPDTPAGDAYPSGIAVAPDGRFLWTATRGEDVLSAFAVEADGERLRLVGSVPCGGHWPRALTLSDGFLYVANERSGNVTWFAVDETTGLPARAGAVEVAAASCVVFG, translated from the coding sequence GTGGCACACGGCGGCAGGCGGCGGGCGTTCATCGGGTCGTTCACGGCGGCGGGAGGGCCCGGGGTCGTCACCGCGGCGGTGTCCGAGGACGGCGGGGCGCTGACCGTCCTCAGCGGCGTCGACGGCGTCCTCGACCCCTCGTACCTGGCCCTGTCCCGCGACGGCGGCACGCTCTACGCGGTGAGCGAGACGGCCGAGGGCGCCGTGGCGGCCTACCGCGTGAAGGGTGAGACGGTCGAGCTGACCGGCCCGCCGGTGAGCGTCGGCGGAAGCGGACCCACCCACCTGAGCCTGCTCGACGGGCACGTCCTGACGGCCAACTACGGTTCCGGCAGCGTCAGCGCCGTTCCCGTCCACGCCGACGGGCGCCTCGCCCCGGCCGCCTCGGACGTGCTGCGGCACACCGGCTCGGGCCCGCACGAGCGCCGCCAGCGCAGTCCGCACGCCCACCAGGTCCAGCCGGACCCGAGTGGCCGCTGGGCCGTCAGCGTGGACCTCGGCACCGACTCGGTCCGGGTGTGCACGCTGACGGAGGGGCGGCTCGCCGTACACCGGGAGATCGCCCTGCGGCCCGGCTCCGGGCCCCGCCACCTGGCGTTCCACCCGGACGGCGCGTACGCCTACGTCGTCAACGAACTGACGCCCACCGTCACGGTCTGCCGCTGGGACGCCGCCGAGGGCTCGCTCAAGTCCCTGACCGAGAACCAGGTCCTGCCCGACACCCCGGCCGGCGACGCCTACCCCTCGGGGATCGCGGTCGCGCCGGACGGCCGGTTCCTGTGGACCGCGACGCGCGGCGAGGACGTTTTGTCCGCGTTCGCGGTCGAGGCGGACGGGGAGCGGCTGCGGCTGGTCGGCAGCGTGCCGTGCGGCGGCCACTGGCCCCGGGCGCTGACCTTGTCCGACGGCTTCCTGTACGTCGCCAACGAACGCTCCGGGAACGTCACCTGGTTCGCCGTGGACGAGACGACGGGGCTGCCCGCGCGAGCCGGCGCGGTCGAGGTGGCGGCGGCGTCCTGCGTGGTCTTCGGCTGA
- a CDS encoding N-acetylglucosamine kinase: MTGDAQAGTAGFLAVDSGGSGLRAVVGVPGRGPLARGESGEPVRTGPRGIDPGHLLEQVVPMARALATEAGVGRLETAVLGAAGLATLGDALRAVLPGALARHLGVRRVALAADAVTAYAGALGPRPGAVVAAGTGLIAIGTDLMGWRRADGWGHLLGDCGSGAWIGRAGLEAALRAHDGRDGGSARLLARAEEAFGPMAELPGRLYPRSDRAAVLASFAPGVAACADGDPVAAGVLRAAARHMAESAAAVCPPGGEPLLALTGGLFKLGDPLLVPLERELSERLPHARRVRAEGDPLHGCVRIATDLARDVLALPGDEKLLYVPPPERD, encoded by the coding sequence GTGACCGGGGACGCCCAGGCCGGTACGGCCGGATTCCTCGCCGTGGACTCGGGCGGCTCCGGGCTCCGGGCCGTCGTCGGTGTGCCCGGGCGCGGGCCGCTGGCGCGAGGGGAGTCCGGTGAGCCGGTGCGCACCGGCCCGCGGGGCATCGACCCCGGACATCTCCTGGAGCAAGTGGTGCCCATGGCCCGGGCGTTGGCCACCGAGGCCGGAGTGGGGCGGCTGGAGACCGCCGTACTGGGGGCAGCCGGGCTCGCCACCTTGGGCGACGCGCTGCGCGCCGTACTGCCCGGCGCGCTGGCACGGCACCTCGGCGTGCGCCGGGTCGCGCTGGCCGCCGACGCGGTCACCGCCTACGCCGGCGCGCTGGGCCCTCGTCCCGGCGCCGTCGTCGCCGCCGGGACCGGGCTGATCGCGATCGGCACCGACCTCATGGGCTGGCGGCGCGCGGACGGCTGGGGGCATCTGCTCGGCGACTGCGGCAGCGGAGCCTGGATCGGACGGGCCGGCCTGGAGGCCGCGCTGCGCGCCCACGACGGCCGGGACGGCGGCTCGGCGCGGCTGCTGGCCCGCGCCGAGGAGGCGTTCGGGCCGATGGCGGAACTGCCCGGCAGGCTCTACCCGCGCTCCGACCGCGCCGCCGTCCTGGCCTCCTTCGCACCCGGGGTGGCCGCCTGCGCGGACGGCGACCCCGTCGCGGCCGGTGTGCTGCGCGCGGCCGCCCGGCACATGGCCGAGTCCGCCGCGGCCGTCTGCCCGCCCGGGGGAGAGCCGCTGCTCGCCCTCACCGGCGGCCTGTTCAAGCTGGGCGACCCCCTCCTCGTGCCACTGGAGAGGGAACTCTCCGAGCGGCTCCCGCACGCACGGCGGGTGCGCGCCGAGGGCGATCCGCTGCACGGCTGCGTGCGCATCGCGACCGACCTGGCCAGAGACGTCCTCGCCCTGCCGGGTGATGAGAAGTTGCTGTACGTACCACCCCCAGAAAGGGATTGA
- a CDS encoding Lrp/AsnC family transcriptional regulator: protein MAVDELDTRILRLLLEQPRTSVRECARVLGVARGTLQARLDRLERDGVITGTGPALSPVALGHPVLAFVHIEVTQGHLDDVGDALAAVPEIVEAFSITGGGDLLTRVVARDNAHLEDVIQKLISLPGVVRTRTEVALRERVPYRLLPLVESIGRSARK, encoded by the coding sequence ATGGCCGTGGACGAACTCGACACCCGCATCCTGCGGCTGCTTCTGGAACAGCCGCGCACCAGCGTGCGGGAGTGCGCCCGCGTGCTCGGTGTCGCCCGGGGCACGCTCCAGGCCCGCCTCGACCGCCTCGAACGGGACGGCGTGATCACCGGCACGGGTCCCGCCCTCTCCCCCGTCGCGCTCGGCCACCCGGTCCTGGCGTTCGTGCACATCGAGGTCACCCAGGGGCACCTGGACGACGTCGGGGACGCGCTGGCCGCCGTACCGGAGATCGTCGAGGCGTTCTCGATCACGGGCGGAGGCGACCTGCTCACCCGTGTCGTGGCACGCGACAACGCCCATCTGGAGGACGTCATCCAGAAGCTCATCAGCCTGCCGGGCGTGGTCCGCACCCGCACGGAGGTGGCGTTGCGCGAACGTGTCCCGTACCGGCTGCTGCCGCTGGTGGAGTCGATCGGCCGCAGCGCGCGGAAGTGA
- a CDS encoding uracil-DNA glycosylase produces the protein MAPRPLHELVEAGWAKALEPVAGRIAGMGDFLRSEVAAGRTYLPAGANVLRAFQQPFDDVRVLIVGQDPYPTPGMAIGLSFAVSPQVRSLPGSLENIYREMNSDLGLPRPSNGDLTPWTQQGVLLLNRALTTAPRKPGAHRGKGWEEVTEQAIRALVARERPLVSILWGRDARNLRPLLGEYPAIESAHPSPMSADRGFFGSRPFSRANDLLQRQGAEPVDWRLP, from the coding sequence GTGGCACCACGACCGTTGCATGAACTAGTAGAGGCCGGCTGGGCGAAGGCCCTGGAACCGGTGGCCGGGCGTATCGCGGGCATGGGTGACTTCCTGCGCTCCGAGGTCGCGGCCGGCCGGACCTATCTCCCGGCGGGAGCGAACGTCCTGCGGGCGTTCCAGCAACCCTTCGACGACGTAAGGGTCCTGATCGTCGGTCAGGACCCCTATCCGACGCCGGGAATGGCGATCGGCCTGAGTTTCGCGGTCTCGCCGCAGGTGCGGTCGCTGCCGGGCAGCCTGGAGAACATCTACCGGGAGATGAACTCGGATCTGGGCCTGCCCAGGCCCTCCAACGGTGATCTGACCCCGTGGACCCAGCAGGGCGTACTGCTGCTCAACAGGGCGCTCACCACGGCCCCGCGCAAGCCGGGCGCCCACCGGGGCAAGGGCTGGGAGGAGGTCACCGAGCAGGCCATCCGTGCCCTCGTCGCGCGGGAACGGCCGCTGGTGTCGATCCTGTGGGGGCGGGACGCGCGCAACCTGCGCCCCCTGCTCGGCGAGTATCCGGCGATCGAGTCGGCGCACCCTTCGCCGATGTCCGCGGACCGGGGCTTCTTCGGCTCGCGCCCGTTCAGCCGGGCCAACGATCTCCTCCAACGGCAGGGGGCCGAGCCAGTGGACTGGCGGCTGCCCTAG
- a CDS encoding class I SAM-dependent methyltransferase, which translates to MTSSELWSRETAERYDAGEAERSSAAFLGPTLDFLAELAGDGRALEFAIGTGRVGVPLRERGVHVVGIELSEHMAAVLRRKIDEDRLPVALGDMATTTVPGEFSLVYLVYNTITNLLTQDEQVECFRNAARHLSPGGRFVIELGVPPLRFLPPGQIAVPFDVSDRHLGFDTFDLVEQILVSHHFSRDGEDGRYRRTGSRHRYAWPAELDLMARIAGLEPERRVADWDGAPFAEDSPKHISVWRKPS; encoded by the coding sequence GTGACGAGCAGCGAACTGTGGAGCCGCGAAACCGCCGAACGCTACGACGCCGGGGAGGCTGAGAGGTCCTCGGCCGCCTTCCTCGGGCCGACTCTCGACTTCCTCGCCGAACTCGCCGGTGACGGGCGGGCGTTGGAGTTCGCCATCGGGACCGGGCGGGTCGGCGTCCCGCTCCGGGAACGCGGCGTGCACGTGGTGGGCATCGAACTGTCCGAGCACATGGCGGCGGTCCTGCGGCGCAAGATCGACGAGGACAGGCTCCCGGTCGCCCTCGGGGACATGGCCACGACCACCGTCCCCGGCGAGTTCAGCCTGGTCTACCTCGTCTACAACACGATCACGAACCTGCTCACCCAGGACGAGCAGGTCGAGTGCTTCCGCAACGCCGCACGCCATCTGTCGCCCGGCGGCCGGTTCGTCATCGAGCTGGGCGTGCCGCCGCTGCGGTTCCTGCCACCCGGGCAGATCGCGGTGCCGTTCGACGTCTCCGACCGGCACCTCGGCTTCGACACCTTCGACCTCGTCGAGCAGATCCTCGTCTCGCACCACTTCAGCCGTGACGGCGAGGACGGCCGTTACCGCCGCACCGGCTCCCGGCACCGGTACGCGTGGCCGGCGGAACTCGACCTCATGGCGCGGATCGCGGGACTCGAACCGGAACGGCGCGTCGCCGACTGGGACGGGGCGCCGTTCGCCGAGGACTCCCCGAAGCACATCTCCGTGTGGCGCAAGCCGTCCTGA
- a CDS encoding FUSC family protein translates to MLKRVFVAPDPGRTRLRFAARAVLGIGLAVAVCGAAGHSLPGAVAGGLAALLALFTVTDPTVRGQLVTTVLLPVAGLPVLAVAAGLHDHPVARDLAFLAVVGAGVYARRWGPRGHSLGVFAFMTFFVAQFLHTTTGRLAEVSAAVLLSVLTAAVVRFGVWCYERRLPAAAAPAVLGGGGLERVTTRQAVQATAGAGFALVVGQMVSGERWYWAVGATWWVFVNTASRGETLVRGFRRVLGTVLGIALAALVVVPLHGAAFPTAVLVAVSVYGIFYTAAVSYTWMMLWVTLLATALYGLLGVLVSGGPGVLGVPGVPGLLALRIGETAVGALGAWLAVLFVLPVTTHAVTDAWIQRALRCVHTCTAEAAARLAGTAGADPAPRVAELEQLLGRVRLSVAPLVHPLNPMRGRMRRARQVLALLDDCAREVRGLVAVAADPEASHDERLAAACRRVELAVEALVDDGVDAAPRVAPAHPRPTAAEAALTHLHALEHALAELATPLRAPSGSPLVGA, encoded by the coding sequence GTGCTGAAGAGGGTGTTCGTGGCTCCGGACCCGGGGCGGACACGGCTGCGTTTCGCCGCCAGGGCCGTGCTCGGCATCGGCCTGGCGGTCGCCGTCTGCGGGGCGGCGGGACACTCCCTTCCGGGCGCCGTCGCCGGCGGGCTCGCCGCGCTGCTCGCCCTGTTCACCGTCACCGACCCCACGGTCCGCGGACAACTCGTCACCACCGTGCTGCTGCCGGTCGCCGGACTGCCCGTGCTCGCCGTCGCGGCCGGACTGCACGACCACCCCGTGGCACGCGACCTCGCCTTCCTCGCCGTGGTCGGTGCGGGCGTGTACGCGCGCCGCTGGGGGCCGCGCGGCCACAGTCTCGGCGTGTTCGCGTTCATGACCTTCTTCGTGGCGCAGTTCCTGCACACCACGACCGGGCGGCTGGCCGAGGTGTCCGCCGCCGTCCTGCTGTCCGTGCTCACCGCGGCGGTGGTGCGCTTCGGAGTGTGGTGCTACGAACGCCGGCTGCCCGCCGCCGCCGCTCCCGCCGTCCTCGGCGGCGGCGGACTGGAGCGGGTGACCACCCGGCAGGCCGTGCAGGCGACGGCGGGCGCCGGCTTCGCCCTCGTCGTGGGTCAGATGGTGTCCGGGGAGCGCTGGTACTGGGCCGTCGGCGCCACCTGGTGGGTGTTCGTGAACACGGCCTCGCGGGGCGAGACCCTGGTCCGCGGCTTCCGCCGGGTCCTCGGCACGGTGCTCGGCATCGCTCTGGCCGCCCTGGTCGTCGTCCCGCTGCACGGGGCCGCGTTCCCCACCGCCGTCCTGGTCGCCGTCAGCGTCTACGGCATCTTCTACACGGCCGCCGTGTCCTACACCTGGATGATGCTCTGGGTCACGCTGCTCGCCACGGCGCTCTACGGCCTTCTCGGCGTCCTCGTTTCCGGGGGACCCGGAGTTCTTGGGGTCCCGGGGGTTCCCGGACTGCTCGCCCTGCGGATCGGGGAGACGGCCGTCGGCGCGCTCGGCGCCTGGCTGGCCGTGCTGTTCGTGCTGCCCGTCACCACCCACGCCGTCACGGACGCCTGGATCCAGCGGGCCCTGCGCTGTGTCCACACGTGCACGGCCGAGGCCGCGGCCCGGCTGGCCGGCACCGCCGGCGCCGACCCGGCGCCCCGCGTGGCCGAACTCGAACAGCTGCTCGGCCGGGTGCGGCTCTCCGTCGCCCCGCTCGTGCACCCGCTGAACCCGATGCGCGGCCGCATGCGGCGCGCCCGGCAGGTGCTCGCCCTGCTCGACGACTGCGCCCGCGAGGTCCGCGGCCTCGTCGCCGTCGCCGCCGACCCGGAGGCCTCCCACGACGAGCGGCTGGCCGCCGCGTGCCGCCGCGTGGAACTCGCGGTGGAAGCCCTCGTCGACGACGGCGTGGACGCCGCTCCGCGGGTCGCCCCAGCCCACCCCCGGCCCACGGCCGCGGAAGCCGCCCTCACGCACCTCCACGCCCTGGAACACGCCCTGGCGGAACTGGCCACGCCTCTGCGGGCGCCGTCGGGTTCGCCGCTGGTCGGTGCGTGA
- a CDS encoding DUF5997 family protein: protein MKSHQTAQTMKPATAAKKLGVYLPATPAEFQEGVVSRAELNELQADPPEWLRELRRDGPHPRPVVAAKLGVSISGLARGGVTEALTTEQIEALKQEQPEWLEKERATQAEVRKETARLKQRAAERAEEDAEQAPGH from the coding sequence ATGAAGTCGCACCAGACCGCCCAGACGATGAAGCCCGCCACCGCGGCGAAGAAGCTGGGTGTGTACCTCCCCGCCACGCCCGCCGAGTTCCAGGAGGGCGTCGTCTCGCGTGCCGAGCTCAACGAGCTCCAGGCCGATCCGCCCGAGTGGCTGCGGGAGCTGCGACGCGACGGCCCCCACCCGCGCCCGGTGGTCGCGGCCAAGCTGGGGGTGTCCATCTCCGGTCTTGCGCGCGGCGGGGTCACCGAGGCCCTGACCACCGAGCAGATCGAGGCGCTGAAGCAGGAGCAGCCCGAGTGGCTGGAGAAGGAGCGCGCCACGCAGGCCGAGGTGCGCAAGGAGACGGCACGCCTGAAGCAGCGCGCCGCCGAACGCGCCGAGGAGGACGCGGAGCAGGCGCCGGGCCACTGA
- a CDS encoding IS256 family transposase — translation MPVSPNGLSSELLEELAALAAEKVRGEGLRLMGEGGLLPELAQHLMQAALEAEMDEHLAAEAGRVGGRGSRSGGNMRNGYRAKKVMTEVGAVTVQVPRDRLGTFRPRMLPVYARRTGALDDLVISLTAKGLTSGEIVSHLAQTYGMTTTKETISTITDKALESMAEWRTRPLDPVYPVVFIDAVHVKIRDGHVANRPIYVAIAVTTDGYREILGLWAGNGGEGAKYWQTVLTEIKNRGVRDVLMLVCDGLSALPDAVNTVWPQTVVQTCVVHLIRASLRYASRRDWADVARDLKPVYTAVNEEEARARLADFDATWGKRYPSIAGTWERAWSEFVPFLGLPDAIRQVVYTTNAIESLNARYRRAAQACGHFPNEQAALKRLYLATIALDPTGRGRQRWNNRWKSALNEFDVLFDGRLTAGRV, via the coding sequence ATGCCGGTGTCGCCGAACGGTCTGTCCAGCGAACTGCTGGAGGAGCTGGCCGCGCTCGCGGCCGAGAAGGTCCGCGGGGAGGGGCTGAGACTGATGGGCGAGGGCGGGCTGCTGCCCGAACTGGCCCAGCATCTGATGCAGGCCGCCCTGGAGGCCGAGATGGACGAGCACCTGGCCGCCGAGGCCGGCCGGGTCGGCGGGCGCGGATCTCGCTCGGGCGGCAACATGCGCAACGGCTACCGGGCCAAGAAGGTGATGACGGAGGTCGGCGCCGTGACGGTGCAGGTCCCCAGGGACCGGCTGGGTACCTTCCGGCCCCGGATGCTGCCCGTGTACGCCCGCCGCACCGGCGCGCTGGACGACCTGGTGATCTCGCTGACCGCGAAAGGCCTGACCTCGGGCGAGATTGTCTCCCACCTCGCCCAGACGTACGGAATGACGACCACGAAGGAGACCATCTCCACGATCACCGACAAGGCCCTGGAATCGATGGCGGAATGGCGCACCCGCCCCCTCGATCCGGTCTACCCGGTCGTCTTCATCGACGCCGTGCACGTCAAGATCAGGGACGGTCACGTCGCCAACCGGCCCATCTACGTGGCCATCGCGGTCACCACCGACGGCTACCGCGAGATCCTCGGCCTATGGGCCGGGAACGGAGGGGAAGGCGCCAAGTACTGGCAGACCGTCCTGACCGAAATCAAGAACAGAGGCGTCCGGGACGTGCTCATGCTGGTCTGCGACGGACTGAGCGCCCTGCCCGACGCGGTGAACACCGTCTGGCCCCAGACCGTCGTGCAGACCTGCGTGGTCCACCTCATCCGCGCCAGCCTGCGCTATGCCTCCCGCCGCGACTGGGCCGACGTCGCCCGCGACCTCAAGCCCGTCTACACCGCCGTCAACGAGGAAGAGGCCCGTGCACGGCTGGCCGACTTCGACGCCACCTGGGGCAAGCGCTACCCGTCGATCGCGGGAACCTGGGAACGGGCCTGGAGCGAGTTCGTGCCCTTCCTCGGCCTGCCCGACGCGATCCGGCAGGTCGTCTACACCACCAACGCGATCGAGTCCCTCAATGCCCGCTACCGGCGGGCGGCCCAGGCCTGCGGGCACTTCCCCAACGAGCAGGCCGCCCTCAAACGCCTCTACCTTGCCACCATCGCCCTCGACCCCACCGGCCGCGGCCGCCAGCGCTGGAACAACCGCTGGAAGTCCGCTCTCAACGAGTTCGACGTCCTCTTCGACGGCCGGCTCACCGCCGGAAGAGTGTAG
- a CDS encoding sirohydrochlorin chelatase produces MSSPTGPAPGLPVRMPRPRQPGRHRRPEPLAAPEGAPALVLAVPGTPGDATRGLAEEVVSIARSELPGLDARIGYLDGDDADHPTVQSVLTRAAEERTARYEQAVAAGADVKEPDGPVAVVVPLLAGPDNALLRRIRQAVMDSRVAAELTDVLGPHPLLAEALHVRLSEAGLARADRARLFTVATAADGIILASVGGEEAVQAAGITGMLLAARLAVPVMAAALDQDGSIASVAEQLRNAGSQQLALAPYLIGPEIEAELIEAAAEEAGCAAAEALGPYPAIGKLALANYTTALGIAPQQPQSTPAR; encoded by the coding sequence ATGAGCTCCCCCACTGGGCCCGCGCCCGGCCTACCAGTACGAATGCCGCGCCCCCGCCAGCCCGGACGGCACCGCCGACCCGAACCGCTGGCGGCGCCCGAGGGCGCGCCCGCGCTCGTCCTCGCGGTGCCGGGCACCCCTGGCGACGCCACGCGGGGCCTCGCCGAGGAGGTCGTGAGCATCGCCCGCTCCGAGCTGCCCGGACTCGACGCCCGGATCGGCTACCTGGACGGGGACGACGCGGACCACCCCACCGTGCAGTCCGTCCTTACCCGTGCGGCCGAGGAGCGGACCGCCCGCTACGAGCAGGCCGTCGCCGCCGGCGCGGACGTCAAGGAGCCCGACGGTCCGGTCGCGGTCGTCGTGCCGCTGCTGGCCGGTCCGGACAACGCGCTGCTGCGCCGGATCCGCCAGGCCGTCATGGACAGCCGGGTCGCCGCCGAGCTGACCGATGTGCTCGGCCCGCACCCGCTGCTCGCCGAGGCACTGCACGTCCGGCTGTCGGAGGCGGGTCTGGCCCGTGCCGACCGCGCCCGCCTGTTCACCGTGGCCACCGCGGCCGACGGGATCATCCTGGCCTCCGTGGGCGGTGAGGAGGCCGTGCAGGCGGCCGGGATCACCGGCATGCTGCTCGCCGCCCGCCTCGCCGTGCCGGTGATGGCGGCCGCTCTCGACCAGGACGGCTCGATCGCCTCCGTCGCCGAGCAACTGCGGAACGCCGGCTCCCAGCAGCTCGCCCTGGCGCCGTACCTGATCGGCCCGGAGATCGAAGCGGAGCTGATCGAGGCCGCCGCCGAGGAGGCGGGCTGCGCCGCCGCCGAGGCGCTCGGCCCGTACCCGGCGATCGGCAAGCTCGCCCTGGCCAACTACACGACGGCTCTGGGCATCGCCCCGCAGCAGCCGCAGAGCACGCCGGCCCGCTGA
- a CDS encoding LysR family substrate-binding domain-containing protein — protein MTGSDASASFRLAYVPGATPAKWVRIWNERLPDVPLDLVQVPAAEAAEVLRGGAADAGIVRLPVDRTYFSAIPLYSETTVVIVPKDHLVTAVDEVSVADLADEVVLHPLDDVLGWERPPGEEAFERPATTGDAVELVAAGIGLLVVPQSLARLHHRRDLTYRPVTDAPQSSIALCWPEEAHTDLVEHFIGIVRGRTVNSTRGRTQAQPEEQSRSKDRRAGAAETRRKPAAGGKAGGKTGGKADGRTGQASGHSGRATGRAGGSAARNRRGGSGGSGGGRSGGRGRPGRGA, from the coding sequence GTGACCGGCTCGGATGCATCTGCCTCGTTCCGGCTCGCGTACGTCCCCGGGGCGACGCCCGCCAAGTGGGTGCGCATCTGGAACGAGCGCCTGCCGGACGTCCCCCTCGACCTCGTCCAGGTTCCGGCCGCCGAGGCGGCCGAGGTGCTGCGCGGTGGCGCGGCGGACGCGGGGATCGTACGCCTGCCGGTGGACCGTACGTACTTCAGCGCCATCCCCCTCTACAGCGAGACCACGGTGGTGATCGTCCCCAAGGACCACCTGGTGACCGCCGTGGACGAGGTGTCCGTGGCGGACCTGGCCGACGAGGTCGTCCTCCACCCGCTCGACGACGTCCTCGGCTGGGAACGGCCACCCGGCGAGGAGGCCTTCGAGCGCCCCGCCACCACGGGTGACGCCGTGGAGCTGGTGGCGGCCGGAATCGGGCTGCTCGTCGTGCCCCAGTCGCTGGCCCGCCTCCACCACCGCAGGGACCTCACCTACCGGCCGGTGACCGATGCCCCGCAGTCGAGCATCGCGCTGTGCTGGCCGGAGGAGGCGCACACCGACCTGGTGGAGCACTTCATCGGGATCGTCCGCGGCCGGACCGTGAACAGCACCCGGGGCCGCACCCAGGCCCAGCCCGAGGAGCAGTCCCGGAGCAAGGACCGCCGTGCAGGGGCGGCGGAAACCCGCCGCAAGCCCGCTGCCGGCGGAAAGGCCGGCGGAAAGACGGGCGGCAAGGCGGACGGCCGTACGGGCCAGGCGTCGGGCCACTCCGGCCGGGCGACCGGCCGTGCGGGCGGCTCCGCGGCCCGCAACCGGCGCGGCGGCTCCGGCGGCTCGGGCGGCGGCAGGAGCGGCGGACGGGGCAGGCCGGGCCGCGGGGCGTAG